The Hydrogenispora ethanolica nucleotide sequence GTCGGGTTTTTCGGTTGGGACATTGGCAAAGCCGCTGCCATCGCGACGGTCATGGTGGTACTGACCTTACTCCTGCTGCTGGGTTTATTCCGATTTATGCGAAGACATTCGTTTGCGACGAGGTGATCAGCGATGCAACAAAACAAAGCGGCCGGCCATTGGAGAGGCAAAAGGGAAAACATTTGGGTTATTCTGCTGGTTTACTGCCTGAGCCTGCTGTTTTTCTTCCCGATTTTATATATGTTTCTGACCAGTTTAAAGTCGGAAGCGCAAGCCATCCAGATCTCGTTTCTTTTCGAGCCCACCCTGGAAAGCTTTAAAACCGTATTGAACAAAGACATCGTCCAATATTTGAGCAATTCGGTCTTCATCACCCTGGCGGTAACGCTGTTATCCTTGCTGTTCGGCATCCCGGCGACCTACGCCCTGGTCTTCGGGACGTTAAAGAATCCCGACACCCGCTATTTTCAATTCGTTTCCGCCAATCTGCTGCCGCCGGTCGGGGTAATCTTTCCCTGGTTTATTATTTTCCGTTTCTTGCACCTGCTCGATACCAGGCTGGGACTGATCATCATTTATACCGGGGTCAACATCCCGCTGGTGATTTGGATCGTGACGTCGTTTTTCAAGGATGTTCCCCAAGAAATCATCGAAGCGGCCGAAATCGACGGGTGTTCCAAATCGAGCCCACCCTGGAAAGCTTTAAAACCGTATTGAACAAAGACATCGTCCAATATTTGAGCAATTCGGTCTTCATCACCCTGGCGGTAACGCTGTTATCCTTGCTGTTCGGCATCCCGGCGACCTACGCCCTGGTCTTCGGGACGTTAAAGAATCCCGACACCCGCTATTTTCAATTCGTTTCCGCCAATCTGCTGCCGCCGGTCGGGGTAATCTTTCCCTGGTTTATTATTTTCCGTTTCTTGCACCTGCTCGATACCAGGCTGGGACTGATCATCATTTATACCGGGGTCAACATCCCGCTGGTGATTTGGATCGTGACGTCGTTTTTCAAGGATGTTCCCCAAGAAATCATCGAAGCGGCCGAAATCGACGGGTGTTCCAAATTTTACGGATTCTTTAAGGTGATTCTACCCTTGACCCGGACGGGGATCATCTCCGCCGCTTTGCTGGTCATTATCTTTGCCTGGAATGAGTTCTTTTTCGCCGTCAACCTCACTTACGTGAAGGCCGGCACCATTCCGGTGTATATGGCGCGGTTCATGACCCAGGAAGGGCTTTTTTGGGTAAAACTCTCTGCCATCTCGTCCGTTTGCGTATTGCCGCCCCTAATTCTGGGCTGGATTACCCAGAAGTCGATGATCAAGGGACTCACCATGGGAGCCGTCAAAGGGTGAATGCAATGTCTCATATCCGGCATGGAAATCGGTTGCAAATTGCTGTGAGCAGACTTAATGCAACGATAGGCTGAAATAAATCCCTTGATTTTCCCATCATGGCCGGCATTCGGGACATGATCATATTAGAAATTAATTCGGCTTATATCGCATATAAAAAAGGAGAGATAGGAATGAGTATTTTGGATCAGTTTAAACTTACCGGCAAAAAGGCTTTTGTGACCGGCGGCGCCCGGGGCATCGGCAAAAGTGTCGCCACAGCCCTGGCGGAGGCGGGCGCCGATGTTGCCCTGGTGGATTTGGATATTGAAACAGCGGAAAAAACCGCGGCCGAATTGCGCCAATTGGGTGTAAATACGATTGCGGTCAAGACCGATGTCACAAACCCCAAAGAGGTTGAGGCGATGATCGATGCGATCCTCAGCGCTTTCGGAACCATCGATATTGCGTTTAATAACGCCGGAATTTGCATCAATGAACCCGCCGCAACGATGACGTTTGAGGCATGGAAAAAAGTGATCGATATCAATTTGACCGGTGTATTCCTGACGGCTCAGGCGGCTGGCAGAGCGATGATCCAGAATAAGAAAGGCACGATCATCAATACCGCTTCCATGTCCGGACATATCGTCAATGAACCGCAGCCGCAATGCGCCTATAACGCTTCCAAAGCCGGAGTCATTCTATTGACGAAATCCCTGGCGGCCGAATGGGCCGAGCACAATGTAAGGGTCAATTCGATCAGTCCGGGGTACATCGGCACCGAAATGACATTGTCGGCGAAACAATGGATTCCG carries:
- a CDS encoding carbohydrate ABC transporter permease yields the protein MQQNKAAGHWRGKRENIWVILLVYCLSLLFFFPILYMFLTSLKSEAQAIQISFLFEPTLESFKTVLNKDIVQYLSNSVFITLAVTLLSLLFGIPATYALVFGTLKNPDTRYFQFVSANLLPPVGVIFPWFIIFRFLHLLDTRLGLIIIYTGVNIPLVIWIVTSFFKDVPQEIIEAAEIDGCSKSSPPWKALKPY
- a CDS encoding carbohydrate ABC transporter permease, which gives rise to MFQIEPTLESFKTVLNKDIVQYLSNSVFITLAVTLLSLLFGIPATYALVFGTLKNPDTRYFQFVSANLLPPVGVIFPWFIIFRFLHLLDTRLGLIIIYTGVNIPLVIWIVTSFFKDVPQEIIEAAEIDGCSKFYGFFKVILPLTRTGIISAALLVIIFAWNEFFFAVNLTYVKAGTIPVYMARFMTQEGLFWVKLSAISSVCVLPPLILGWITQKSMIKGLTMGAVKG
- a CDS encoding SDR family oxidoreductase; protein product: MSILDQFKLTGKKAFVTGGARGIGKSVATALAEAGADVALVDLDIETAEKTAAELRQLGVNTIAVKTDVTNPKEVEAMIDAILSAFGTIDIAFNNAGICINEPAATMTFEAWKKVIDINLTGVFLTAQAAGRAMIQNKKGTIINTASMSGHIVNEPQPQCAYNASKAGVILLTKSLAAEWAEHNVRVNSISPGYIGTEMTLSAKQWIPGWLARTPQKRMGNPEELQGAVLYLASDASTFTTGTDLVVDGGFTCW